One Candidatus Poribacteria bacterium genomic window carries:
- a CDS encoding M3 family oligoendopeptidase, whose product MSTENRNGLPTWDLSDLYDSVDDSRLDTDLNSMVDQAAQFEETYKGRIASPDVTADLLCSALNDYEALMTAQYKPGSYANLLFSTDTADAQRGALLQRTREVGSAAATHLIFFDLEIGKIPQETFDAIIADPQLAPYRHYLEHERALAAHHLSEAEEKILEETANTRGRAFGRLFTEITSRQTFRMDDEELTQSELLVNFYNPDRETRKAAAAALTDTLKRDAHVLTFIFNTLLHEKQILDGLREHSSPEAARHLANEMDEAVVNTVSDVCVANYDIAADYYHLKRQLLGLDELTHYDRYAPLLGDRGNIPFDEAQGMVMDAFGRFSPQLAEITEPFFSKRWIDAELRAGKRGGAYCAGVTPDLHPYVFMNYTGKPRDVMTLAHELGHGIHDVLASKQNLLNYHPVLPLAETASTFGEMLVFDQLQSTLESTEERLALLCGKIEDIFATVFRQIAMYRFEQEAHRLRREKGEQTTEAYCELWQRMMQEMFGDSLTLGEDHQWWWLYIPHVFQLSFYVYAYSFGELLVLSLYAQYQRDGEAFVPRYFDLLSAGCSATPIQLVTEMGIDIASPDFWQGGCDLIREKVEQAKTLAETMK is encoded by the coding sequence GTGAGCACTGAAAACAGGAACGGTTTACCGACATGGGACTTGTCGGATCTATACGATAGCGTTGACGATTCGCGGTTAGATACCGACCTCAATTCGATGGTCGATCAGGCGGCACAGTTCGAGGAGACGTACAAGGGACGCATCGCTTCACCAGATGTGACCGCTGACCTGCTATGCAGCGCGCTCAACGATTATGAAGCCTTGATGACAGCGCAGTATAAGCCGGGGTCTTATGCCAATCTGCTGTTTTCGACGGATACTGCGGACGCTCAACGGGGTGCGTTGCTACAGAGGACACGTGAAGTCGGTTCAGCGGCGGCAACCCATCTGATTTTCTTTGACCTTGAAATCGGCAAGATTCCGCAAGAAACTTTTGACGCGATCATCGCTGATCCGCAACTCGCACCTTACCGTCACTATCTCGAACATGAACGCGCACTGGCAGCACACCACTTGAGCGAAGCAGAAGAGAAGATTTTGGAGGAGACAGCCAATACAAGGGGACGTGCTTTTGGACGGTTGTTTACTGAAATAACGTCACGGCAGACTTTTCGCATGGATGACGAAGAATTGACACAAAGCGAGTTGTTAGTGAATTTTTACAACCCAGATCGCGAAACGCGTAAAGCCGCCGCTGCCGCCTTGACAGATACGCTCAAGCGGGATGCTCATGTGTTGACTTTCATCTTCAATACCCTCCTCCACGAAAAGCAGATTCTGGACGGTTTGCGAGAGCACTCATCACCCGAAGCAGCACGGCATCTTGCCAACGAGATGGACGAGGCGGTGGTCAACACTGTATCGGATGTGTGTGTAGCCAACTACGATATCGCTGCCGATTATTATCATCTCAAGCGGCAGTTGTTGGGGTTGGATGAGTTGACGCACTACGATCGGTACGCTCCCCTGCTTGGCGATCGCGGTAACATCCCGTTCGATGAGGCACAAGGTATGGTGATGGATGCCTTCGGTCGGTTTTCACCGCAGTTGGCGGAAATAACAGAGCCGTTCTTTAGCAAACGCTGGATTGACGCTGAACTCCGTGCGGGGAAACGGGGTGGCGCATATTGCGCAGGGGTTACGCCTGATTTGCACCCCTATGTCTTTATGAACTACACCGGTAAACCGCGTGATGTGATGACGCTAGCACATGAGTTAGGCCACGGCATTCACGATGTACTCGCTAGTAAACAGAACTTACTCAACTATCACCCTGTCTTACCACTGGCGGAAACCGCGAGTACCTTCGGAGAGATGCTGGTGTTTGACCAATTGCAGTCGACGTTAGAATCGACAGAGGAGCGTTTGGCACTGCTATGTGGTAAAATAGAAGACATCTTTGCTACCGTATTTCGTCAGATCGCTATGTATCGCTTCGAGCAGGAAGCACACCGTCTGCGCCGTGAAAAGGGTGAACAGACGACAGAAGCTTATTGTGAACTCTGGCAGCGGATGATGCAGGAAATGTTTGGAGACTCGCTAACGTTGGGTGAAGACCATCAGTGGTGGTGGCTCTATATCCCGCACGTATTCCAACTGTCGTTTTACGTTTATGCCTATTCCTTCGGCGAGTTGCTGGTGCTGTCTCTCTATGCCCAGTATCAACGCGACGGCGAGGCGTTCGTGCCTCGCTACTTCGATCTGTTGAGCGCCGGTTGCTCTGCGACGCCCATCCAATTGGTCACTGAGATGGGGATTGATATCGCTTCGCCTGACTTTTGGCAGGGTGGCTGCGATTTAATCCGTGAAAAGGTGGAACAGGCAAAGACATTAGCGGAAACAATGAAGTAA
- a CDS encoding zinc ribbon domain-containing protein, whose protein sequence is MPIYEYQCKTCESKFEILQSINADNSELVCPDCGAEKPMKVFSSFASVGNGKAAACDTGST, encoded by the coding sequence ATGCCAATTTATGAGTATCAGTGCAAGACATGCGAATCCAAATTTGAGATACTGCAATCGATCAACGCGGATAACAGTGAACTTGTATGTCCCGATTGTGGTGCGGAAAAACCGATGAAGGTTTTTTCTAGCTTTGCATCGGTTGGAAATGGGAAAGCTGCAGCGTGCGACACTGGCTCGACGTGA
- a CDS encoding DNA helicase — MKTLNLKPSHKPVKAYYESLERFESIGVSHETAVRSAFQTLLEYCGKQFSWILVPEHSMRGGKSRRIIVDGALIDNFQLPHGYWEAKDIHDDLPTEVLRKFEKGYPRDNIL; from the coding sequence ATGAAAACTCTCAATCTCAAACCCTCCCACAAACCGGTCAAAGCCTACTACGAATCCCTTGAACGTTTCGAGTCAATCGGCGTCTCCCACGAAACCGCTGTCCGATCGGCGTTCCAAACCCTACTCGAATACTGCGGGAAGCAATTTAGCTGGATCCTCGTGCCTGAGCACTCAATGAGGGGGGGTAAAAGCAGGCGGATTATCGTTGACGGCGCGTTAATCGACAACTTCCAACTACCCCACGGCTATTGGGAGGCAAAGGACATCCACGACGACCTGCCGACCGAAGTGCTCCGCAAGTTTGAAAAAGGCTACCCCCGCGACAACATCCT
- a CDS encoding SAM-dependent methyltransferase, with the protein MNPYFLSVALLAGSIIAYEITLVRLFSIAQWHHFAHMIISLALLGFGASGTAISLTQRWLMGNRWTSDEAERRFHNAYMVCGLLYSISVVGCFVLHQYVPFNPLMLVWQPSQALSLFVLYLILSFPFFFGAACIGLALLRFAENVNRLYFFDLFGSGIGALGIIVTMYLIPPAHNLTLISAVGFCAVLIANWESWQTQKWRRIVWITGLAAAFIGYLLFNPISIKISPYKGLSSTLNFPDAQILNERHSPFGVLHVVRSELIRAVPGLSLNAQQPVQPQLGVFTDADGMTAITDFRGDLSKLGYLGDTTSALAYHLIETPRVLVLGAGGGGDVLNALYHGAVSVDAVELNPQVLELVAIEHKDFAGGIYAPDSPYPVQVHVAEARGFVRGTTKRYNLIQIALLDSVSASAAGTHALSESYLYTAEAFTDLYQHLTPGGIISITRWLKTPPRDMIRLFATAVEALEQSDGTVPAQQLAMIRGWRTGTLLIKKGAFDTADRGAIQDFCRERSFDVAYYPQMQEAAANRYNQLTEPIYFRAAQAILSNDRKQFYEGYPFNIRPTTDNRPYFFQFLRFDALVHMVRTVGRSAIPFIEWGYLLLIATLIQAVLAGLVLILIPLFFLKREAIAPTAHRSRFATPFRESETWRVFIYFLSLGAGFMFIEMSFIQKFLLLLANPTYAVAVVLCAFLLFAGLGSLFSMKLKAGRLQRYPIVVAIGILSVLALIYLQLLPPIFHRFLASSDTLKIVVSIGLIAPLAFFMGMPFPLGIDWLQRHHPHLIAWAWGINGFASVVSAILATCLAIAFGFNIVILLAVGIYLIGGCVHLWRVEETAP; encoded by the coding sequence ATGAATCCCTATTTCCTCTCTGTTGCGCTGCTAGCCGGTTCAATCATCGCTTATGAGATTACGCTGGTACGACTGTTTTCAATAGCGCAATGGCATCATTTCGCGCACATGATCATCAGCCTCGCACTGCTTGGATTTGGCGCGAGTGGGACAGCGATTTCGCTTACGCAACGTTGGTTGATGGGGAATCGGTGGACATCCGACGAAGCAGAACGACGCTTTCACAACGCGTATATGGTTTGTGGACTGCTCTATTCGATCAGCGTCGTTGGCTGTTTTGTGCTGCATCAATATGTACCGTTTAACCCACTGATGCTGGTTTGGCAGCCGAGTCAAGCGCTGTCGCTTTTTGTGCTGTATCTCATTCTGTCGTTCCCGTTTTTCTTCGGAGCAGCCTGTATTGGTCTGGCGCTACTCCGATTTGCGGAAAATGTTAATCGCCTCTACTTTTTTGATCTTTTCGGTTCCGGTATTGGGGCGTTAGGTATCATTGTTACGATGTACCTGATTCCCCCGGCACACAACCTGACTCTCATCTCAGCAGTTGGGTTTTGTGCGGTGCTGATTGCCAATTGGGAAAGTTGGCAAACGCAGAAGTGGCGGCGAATAGTTTGGATAACTGGACTTGCTGCTGCGTTTATCGGCTACCTGTTGTTCAACCCTATCTCAATCAAGATCTCACCCTACAAAGGGTTGAGTAGCACCCTCAATTTCCCGGATGCACAGATTCTGAATGAGCGGCACAGTCCCTTTGGTGTGCTGCATGTGGTTCGCAGCGAATTAATTCGCGCCGTGCCGGGGTTGAGTTTAAATGCACAACAACCGGTGCAGCCACAGTTGGGTGTATTCACTGATGCCGATGGAATGACGGCGATAACCGATTTCAGAGGTGACCTATCAAAGTTAGGTTATCTTGGGGATACAACGTCGGCGTTGGCATATCACCTAATCGAAACGCCCCGTGTGCTGGTCTTGGGTGCTGGTGGCGGCGGGGATGTCCTCAACGCTCTGTATCACGGCGCGGTATCGGTTGATGCGGTAGAGCTCAATCCACAAGTACTTGAACTAGTAGCGATAGAACACAAAGATTTCGCAGGAGGTATCTACGCGCCAGATTCACCCTATCCGGTGCAGGTTCACGTCGCAGAGGCGCGTGGATTTGTGAGGGGTACAACAAAGCGGTACAATCTTATCCAGATCGCACTGCTCGATTCCGTGAGTGCATCTGCCGCAGGCACTCATGCCCTGAGCGAGAGCTATCTTTACACAGCTGAGGCGTTCACGGACCTGTATCAACATCTGACGCCTGGGGGTATTATCTCAATTACGCGCTGGCTGAAAACTCCGCCGCGTGATATGATTCGGTTGTTCGCAACAGCAGTTGAGGCGTTGGAACAGAGTGATGGCACGGTTCCCGCTCAACAGTTGGCGATGATCCGCGGTTGGCGGACCGGTACGTTGTTAATAAAGAAAGGGGCATTCGACACAGCAGATCGGGGGGCAATTCAGGATTTTTGTCGTGAGCGTTCTTTCGATGTAGCGTACTATCCCCAAATGCAGGAGGCAGCAGCGAATCGCTACAACCAATTGACGGAGCCGATTTACTTTCGGGCAGCTCAAGCAATTCTGTCCAACGATCGAAAACAATTTTACGAAGGTTATCCCTTCAATATCCGCCCGACAACTGATAATCGCCCATATTTCTTTCAATTCTTGCGTTTTGATGCACTAGTTCACATGGTTCGGACGGTCGGTAGAAGCGCTATCCCGTTCATCGAATGGGGCTATCTGCTCTTGATTGCAACGTTGATCCAAGCGGTGCTGGCAGGGCTAGTCTTGATTCTGATACCACTCTTTTTCTTGAAGCGGGAAGCCATCGCTCCCACGGCACACAGGTCGCGTTTCGCCACTCCGTTCCGCGAGTCCGAGACTTGGCGGGTATTCATCTATTTTCTGAGTTTGGGGGCTGGATTCATGTTTATCGAGATGTCATTCATCCAGAAGTTTCTCCTGTTGCTTGCGAACCCAACGTATGCGGTTGCGGTTGTGCTTTGTGCGTTCCTCCTCTTTGCGGGTCTAGGCAGCCTTTTCTCGATGAAGTTGAAAGCAGGGAGGTTACAGCGCTATCCGATCGTCGTAGCAATCGGCATATTATCGGTCCTCGCGCTTATTTACTTGCAACTGCTTCCTCCGATTTTCCACCGCTTTCTCGCAAGTTCCGATACTCTGAAGATTGTGGTATCGATTGGACTGATTGCACCCTTAGCGTTTTTCATGGGAATGCCCTTCCCGCTCGGTATAGACTGGTTGCAGAGACACCATCCGCATCTTATCGCTTGGGCATGGGGCATTAACGGCTTTGCGTCTGTGGTAAGCGCGATTCTGGCGACCTGTCTTGCGATTGCGTTCGGCTTTAATATCGTGATTCTTCTAGCGGTCGGAATCTACCTCATCGGTGGATGCGTCCATCTCTGGAGAGTTGAGGAGACCGCACCCTAG
- a CDS encoding protein-L-isoaspartate(D-aspartate) O-methyltransferase, which yields MQQSFFILATFLLLIAIPPHSVGDFDSDRKWMVKRQIDAEGITDGRIGVKNKLVLEAMRRVLRHEFVPAHLKSQAYIDMPLPIGYDQTISQPYIVAYMTELLDPKKEYKVLEVGTGSGYQAAVLAELVDHVYTIEIIKQLGESAEKRLKRLDYKNVTVKIGDGYFGWEEHAPYDAIIVTAAPDHIPPMLIHQLKPGGKLCIPVGGRFQVQNLTLVQKTESGSVMTRQVMPVSFVPLTGKH from the coding sequence ATGCAACAGTCTTTTTTTATTCTCGCCACATTTCTCTTGTTAATCGCTATACCTCCACACAGCGTTGGTGATTTCGATAGCGATCGTAAGTGGATGGTCAAACGCCAGATCGACGCAGAGGGGATCACCGATGGTCGAATCGGTGTCAAGAATAAACTTGTTTTGGAAGCGATGCGGCGTGTACTCCGTCATGAATTTGTCCCTGCCCATCTGAAATCTCAAGCATATATTGATATGCCACTCCCGATTGGATATGATCAGACAATTTCGCAGCCGTATATCGTTGCGTATATGACAGAGCTACTTGACCCTAAAAAAGAGTACAAAGTCCTCGAAGTGGGCACCGGTTCGGGGTATCAGGCGGCGGTGTTAGCGGAATTGGTCGATCATGTTTATACAATCGAAATTATCAAGCAACTTGGCGAAAGCGCCGAGAAACGACTGAAACGGCTCGACTATAAAAACGTGACGGTGAAAATCGGTGATGGTTACTTCGGCTGGGAGGAACACGCGCCTTACGACGCAATCATTGTCACCGCTGCGCCGGATCATATTCCGCCGATGTTAATACATCAACTGAAACCGGGGGGAAAATTGTGTATTCCAGTAGGCGGACGTTTTCAAGTGCAGAACCTGACACTTGTACAAAAAACAGAATCGGGTTCAGTTATGACGAGACAGGTGATGCCTGTTAGTTTTGTCCCGTTAACTGGGAAGCATTAA
- a CDS encoding sulfatase, which produces MNTIVICCDTLRADVVDHTWEDHVDTPHLDQLRKTSTVFNNAWGEGEPTIPMRRGFFTGMRSYPWRFHVDDRGSVPNIYGWHAIPTAQTTLAEHLLLNGVATGLVADVYHMFKPTMNFTRGFMSYDYIRGQESDRVHSGPLSSINMSPYLPDEIANPTDRPGIAQYLLNMQDRRGEEDYLAPRVFRSAARWIQDNYENQPFFLWIDSFTPHECWDPPMHFADRYFKAEGVKDYIYPQMVQNYKALTDDEIRRTKALYYGYVTFVDKWIGYLLSVLTDLELWDDTVICFVSDHGTELMDHTQFGKTADAMHPYNCRLNFWIRHPDPAYHGKTIDAYAQNIDLMPTILSIFGVESEAVDGYNLLPVMSGAQEGQRDHVITGWATTAGIRTPEWLLMLETVNADTDPRLFHSVSDPKEEHNVAAAHLEVVNQLQGKLEDLIGDSLPTTYTHQPTMEHNATFAQWAQSNLIR; this is translated from the coding sequence ATGAACACTATTGTCATCTGCTGTGATACGCTTCGAGCAGATGTTGTAGATCACACTTGGGAAGATCATGTTGATACCCCACATCTTGATCAATTGCGGAAAACCAGCACGGTGTTCAATAACGCTTGGGGTGAAGGCGAACCAACCATCCCGATGCGGCGCGGTTTCTTTACGGGTATGCGGTCCTATCCGTGGCGTTTCCATGTTGATGACCGTGGTTCTGTCCCAAACATATACGGTTGGCACGCCATCCCGACAGCACAGACGACACTAGCAGAGCACCTATTGCTCAACGGTGTGGCGACGGGGTTGGTTGCCGATGTCTATCACATGTTCAAGCCGACGATGAATTTTACACGCGGCTTTATGAGCTACGATTATATCCGCGGACAGGAATCGGATCGAGTGCACAGCGGACCCCTCTCCTCGATCAATATGAGTCCCTACCTGCCTGACGAAATCGCCAATCCGACAGACCGCCCCGGTATCGCACAATATCTGCTGAACATGCAGGATCGACGCGGGGAGGAGGACTACCTCGCACCGCGTGTTTTTCGCAGTGCGGCGCGATGGATACAGGACAACTACGAAAATCAGCCATTCTTCCTCTGGATCGATAGCTTCACACCGCACGAATGCTGGGATCCGCCGATGCACTTCGCCGATCGGTATTTCAAAGCAGAAGGCGTGAAGGATTATATCTATCCGCAGATGGTGCAGAATTATAAAGCTTTGACGGACGACGAGATACGCCGCACGAAAGCCCTCTACTACGGCTATGTTACCTTTGTCGATAAGTGGATCGGCTACCTGCTGAGTGTCCTCACCGATCTGGAGTTGTGGGATGACACGGTGATCTGCTTTGTCTCGGATCACGGCACCGAGTTGATGGACCATACACAGTTCGGCAAGACCGCAGACGCAATGCACCCGTATAACTGTCGGCTCAATTTCTGGATCCGCCACCCGGATCCCGCATACCACGGCAAGACAATCGACGCGTACGCCCAGAATATCGATCTAATGCCGACAATCCTGTCCATCTTCGGTGTTGAGAGTGAAGCGGTTGATGGCTATAATCTCCTGCCCGTTATGTCTGGTGCACAAGAGGGACAGCGCGATCACGTCATCACCGGTTGGGCGACGACCGCTGGAATCCGCACGCCCGAATGGCTCCTTATGCTTGAGACGGTGAATGCAGATACCGATCCACGCCTATTCCATTCAGTCAGCGATCCGAAGGAGGAGCATAACGTCGCTGCTGCTCACCTCGAAGTTGTCAATCAGTTGCAAGGGAAATTGGAAGATTTAATCGGGGACTCACTGCCGACTACCTATACCCATCAGCCAACGATGGAACATAACGCGACATTTGCTCAATGGGCACAAAGCAACTTGATACGATGA
- a CDS encoding ester cyclase yields MKQSLTVRKLTYLSIVGVLLIGVCLLIGTSTAQEASLKMTGDKATISRAYSTVSRIYEEVFNKGKLEQADTLIAAEYIDHNPIGAGGKSGIEGFKQTVRALRFAFPDLRFTVEQMIVNGDQVVTRTTMQGTHKNSFMGVDPTGKPVTVSGFDIFRVADGVVAERWGTLDGLTLMQQIDVFIPMAWQYTLLGVLDQKERKPLITEMSKTAEKKKDVFKSDRQPVTELVHLDQLMHHFQADTGYVRVVALLSPG; encoded by the coding sequence ATGAAACAATCTTTAACAGTAAGAAAACTGACCTACCTCTCAATAGTGGGAGTGCTCTTGATTGGTGTTTGCTTGTTGATTGGCACCTCAACTGCACAGGAAGCATCCCTCAAAATGACAGGGGACAAAGCGACAATTTCTCGCGCCTACTCGACCGTATCTCGCATCTACGAGGAGGTCTTTAACAAAGGCAAGCTAGAGCAAGCAGATACGCTAATTGCTGCTGAATATATCGATCATAACCCAATCGGTGCAGGTGGTAAATCTGGCATAGAAGGCTTCAAACAGACCGTAAGAGCGTTGCGCTTCGCCTTTCCCGACCTGCGTTTCACAGTTGAGCAGATGATTGTCAACGGAGATCAGGTGGTGACTCGTACCACCATGCAGGGTACGCACAAAAATAGTTTTATGGGGGTTGATCCAACCGGCAAGCCGGTAACGGTGTCAGGATTCGACATCTTTCGGGTTGCCGATGGAGTTGTTGCGGAACGCTGGGGGACACTCGATGGCCTCACGCTTATGCAACAGATAGATGTCTTCATTCCGATGGCGTGGCAATACACACTACTCGGTGTGTTAGACCAAAAGGAACGTAAGCCCCTGATTACTGAGATGAGCAAGACTGCTGAAAAGAAGAAAGATGTTTTCAAGAGCGATCGGCAGCCTGTAACGGAACTTGTGCATCTGGATCAGTTGATGCATCACTTCCAAGCAGACACAGGTTATGTTCGCGTAGTCGCGCTGCTTTCTCCCGGCTGA